Proteins encoded in a region of the Neoarius graeffei isolate fNeoGra1 chromosome 3, fNeoGra1.pri, whole genome shotgun sequence genome:
- the LOC132883444 gene encoding mucin-2-like isoform X4, producing the protein MLETSTGVTSEPPSSSHSGPTTAITLEASTGVTSEPPSTSPSGPTSTIILEISTGVTSEPPSTTPSGSTTGVMLETSTGVTSEPPSSSPSGTSTAITLEISTGVTSEPPSTSPSRSTTPVLLETSTGVTSEPPSSSPSGPTTAITLEASTGVTSEPPSTSPSRSTTPVLLETSTGVTSEPPSTSPSGSTTAITLETSTGVTSEPPSSSSSGSTTGVTLETLTGVTSESPSSSSSGPTTAIKLETSTGVTSDPPSTSPSGSTTGVTLETSTRVTSGPPPSSPSGPTTAITLETSTGVTSDPPSSSPSGSTTGVTLETSTRVTSGPPPSSPSGPTTAITLETSTGVTSEPPSSSSSGSTTGVTLETLTGVTSESPSSSSSGPTTAIKLETSTGVTSEPPSTSPSGSTTAITLETSTGVTSEQPSSTPSGSTTGVMLETSTGVTSEPPSSSHSGPTTAITLEASTGVTSEPPSTSPSGPTSTIILEISTGVTSEPPSTTPSGSTTGVMLETSTGVTSEPPSSSPSGTSTAITLEISTGVTSEPPSTSPSRSTTPVLLETSTGVTSEPPSSSPSGPTTAITLEASTGVTSEPPSTSPSRSTTPVLLETSTGVTSEPPSTSPSGSTTAITLETSTGVTSEPPSSSSSGSTTGVTLETLTGVTSESPSSSSSGPTTAIKLETSTGVTSDPPSTSPSGSTTGVTLETSTRVTSGPPPSSPSGPTTAITLETSTGVTSDPPSSSPSGSTTGVTLETSTRVTSGPPPSSPSGPTTAITLETSTGVTSEPPSSSSSGSTTGVTLETLTGVTSESPSSSSSGPTTAIKLETSTGVTSDPPSTSPSGSTTAITLEASTGVTSEPPSTSPSGPTSTIILEISTGVTSEPPSTTPSGSTTGVMLETSTGVTSEPPSSSPSGTSTAITLEISTGVTSEPPSTSPSRSTTPVLLETSTGVTSEPPSSSPSGPTTAITLEASTGVTSEPPSTSPSGSTTAITLETSTGVTSEPPSSSSSGSTTGVTLETLTGVTSESPSSSSSGPTTAIKLETSTGVTSDPPSTSPSGSTTGVTLETSTRVTSGPPPSSPSGPTTAITLETSTGVTSDPPSSSPSGSTTGVTLETSTRVTSGPPPSSPSGPTTAITLETSTGVTSDPPSSPSGSTTGVTLETSTRVTSGPPPSSPSGPTTAITLEASTGVTSEPPSTSRSRSTTPVILETSRVVTSEPPSTTPSDSTTAITLETSTESTTASSPDIRTMSFTSLEEFDHELSNHSSPKFAQRANLVKTKLEPILKNKSSNFIFLTVIRFRPGSIITDMNLYYTYRNGLPNDSEIITTIQDSDTGLNITKAFVTQIATTTTPLAKSTPKATTGAATMKTLSPTATTKATIKPTAITTNAATATTKTLGPTATTKATIKPTAITTNAATATTKTLAPTGTTKATIKPTAITTNPATATMKTLAPTGTTKATIKPTAITTNAATATMKTLSPTATTKATIKPTAITTNAATATTKTLAPTGTTKATIKPTVITTNPATATMKTLSPTATTKATIKPTAITANAATATMKTLSPTATTKATIKPPAITTNAATATMKTLSPTATTKATIKPPAITTNAATAAAITKTLAPTATTKATMKPTTITTKAATTTTTTKKATTETTTTPTTTTTTTTTTTTKPTTKTTTTTTTPTVAAARPPPTVEMSVGLKRLYVPELANPQSQEFKDLAAIVTKVLNLIYKALYGPRFLWSTVRAFRPQNRRADDFTQADVELVFNESSTKPLPSGAEVVNELKDIAENNNTFDVEFDATAISVINEPHRVPVQFRTNGTFEAALSDSSSDLFTNRALMIKTGLNPFFVADFPTAFTILTISNFSNGVLKEQTDSILNFMEVNFASSAQLPSNTQIGETMLRAANDTSLPFKIFLNDIMVNGTLISSSDISSKINMFMACFMVAVSFLFTWSS; encoded by the exons AtgctggaaacatcaacaggtgttacatcagagcCACCGTCTAGTTCTCATTCAGGACCAACTACAGCTATCACACTGGAAGcatcaacaggtgttacatcagaaccaccatcaacttctccttcAGGACCAACTTCAACTATCATCCTGGAAATatcaacaggtgttacatcagagcCACCATCAACTACTCCGTCAGGATCAACTACAGGTGTAATgttggaaacatcaacaggtgttacatcagagcCACCGTCTAGTTCTCCTTCAGGAACAAGTACAGCTATCACACTGGAAATatcaacaggtgttacatcagaaccaccatcaacttctccatcaagATCAACGACACCTGTTCtcctggaaacatcaacaggtgttacatcagagcCACCGTCTAGTTCTCCTTCAGGACCAACTACGGCTATCACACTGGAAGcatcaacaggtgttacatcagaaccaccatcaacttctccatcaagATCAACGACACCTGTTCtcctggaaacatcaacaggtgttacatcagagccaccatcaacttctccttcaggatcaactacagctatcacactggaaacatcaacaggtgttacatcagagcCACCATCTAGTTCTTCTTCAGGATCAACTACAGGTGTAACATTGGAAACATTAACCGGTGTTACATCAGAGTCACCATCTAGTTCTTCTTCAGGACCAACTACAGCTATCaaactggaaacatcaacaggtgttacatcagacccaccatcaacttctccttcAGGATCAACTACAGGTGTGACATTGGAAACATCAACACGTGTGACATCAGGGCCACCACCTAGTTCTCCTTCAGGACCAACTACAGCTAtcacactggaaacatcaacaggtgttacatcagacCCACCATCATCATCTCCTTCAGGATCAACTACAGGTGTGACATTGGAAACATCAACACGTGTGACATCAGGGCCACCACCTAGTTCTCCTTCAGGACCAACTACAGCTAtcacactggaaacatcaacaggtgttacatcagagcCACCATCTAGTTCTTCTTCAGGATCAACTACAGGTGTAACATTGGAAACATTAACCGGTGTTACATCAGAGTCACCATCTAGTTCTTCTTCAGGACCAACTACAGCTATCaaactggaaacatcaacaggtgttacatcagagccaccatcaacttctccttcaggatcaactacagctatcacactggaaacatcaacaggtgttacatcagaacAACCATCAAGTACTCCTTCAGGATCAACTACAGGTGTAAtgctggaaacatcaacaggtgttacatcagagcCACCGTCTAGTTCTCATTCAGGACCAACTACAGCTATCACACTGGAAGcatcaacaggtgttacatcagaaccaccatcaacttctccttcAGGACCAACTTCAACTATCATCCTGGAAATatcaacaggtgttacatcagagcCACCATCAACTACTCCGTCAGGATCAACTACAGGTGTAATgttggaaacatcaacaggtgttacatcagagcCACCGTCTAGTTCTCCTTCAGGAACAAGTACAGCTATCACACTGGAAATatcaacaggtgttacatcagaaccaccatcaacttctccatcaagATCAACGACACCTGTTCtcctggaaacatcaacaggtgttacatcagagcCACCGTCTAGTTCTCCTTCAGGACCAACTACGGCTATCACACTGGAAGcatcaacaggtgttacatcagaaccaccatcaacttctccatcaagATCAACGACACCTGTTCtcctggaaacatcaacaggtgttacatcagagccaccatcaacttctccttcaggatcaactacagctatcacactggaaacatcaacaggtgttacatcagagcCACCATCTAGTTCTTCTTCAGGATCAACTACAGGTGTAACATTGGAAACATTAACCGGTGTTACATCAGAGTCACCATCTAGTTCTTCTTCAGGACCAACTACAGCTATCaaactggaaacatcaacaggtgttacatcagacccaccatcaacttctccttcAGGATCAACTACAGGTGTGACATTGGAAACATCAACACGTGTGACATCAGGGCCACCACCTAGTTCTCCTTCAGGACCAACTACAGCTAtcacactggaaacatcaacaggtgttacatcagacCCACCATCATCATCTCCTTCAGGATCAACTACAGGTGTGACATTGGAAACATCAACACGTGTGACATCAGGGCCACCACCTAGTTCTCCTTCAGGACCAACTACAGCTAtcacactggaaacatcaacaggtgttacatcagagcCACCATCTAGTTCTTCTTCAGGATCAACTACAGGTGTAACATTGGAAACATTAACCGGTGTTACATCAGAGTCACCATCTAGTTCTTCTTCAGGACCAACTACAGCTATCaaactggaaacatcaacaggtgttacatcagacccaccatcaacttctccttcaggatcaactacagctatcacactggaagcatcaacaggtgttacatcagaaccaccatcaacttctccttcAGGACCAACTTCAACTATCATCCTGGAAATatcaacaggtgttacatcagagcCACCATCAACTACTCCGTCAGGATCAACTACAGGTGTAATgttggaaacatcaacaggtgttacatcagagcCACCGTCTAGTTCTCCTTCAGGAACAAGTACAGCTATCACACTGGAAATatcaacaggtgttacatcagaaccaccatcaacttctccatcaagATCAACTACACCTGTTCtcctggaaacatcaacaggtgttacatcagagcCACCATCTAGTTCTCCTTCAGGACCAACTACGGCTATCACACTGGAAGcatcaacaggtgttacatcagagccaccatcaacttctccttcaggatcaactacagctatcacactggaaacatcaacaggtgttacatcagagcCACCATCTAGTTCTTCTTCAGGATCAACTACAGGTGTAACATTGGAAACATTAACCGGTGTTACATCAGAGTCACCATCTAGTTCTTCTTCAGGACCAACTACAGCTATCaaactggaaacatcaacaggtgttacatcagacccaccatcaacttctccttcAGGATCAACTACAGGTGTGACATTGGAAACATCAACACGTGTGACATCAGGGCCACCACCTAGTTCTCCTTCAGGACCAACTACAGCTAtcacactggaaacatcaacaggtgttacatcagacCCACCATCGTCTTCTCCTTCAGGATCAACTACAGGTGTGACATTGGAAACATCAACACGTGTGACATCAGGGCCACCACCTAGTTCTCCTTCAGGACCAACTACAGCTAtcacactggaaacatcaacaggtgttacatcagacCCACCATCATCTCCTTCAGGATCAACTACAGGTGTGACATTGGAAACATCAACACGTGTGACATCAGGGCCACCACCTAGTTCTCCTTCAGGACCAACTACAGCTATTACACTGGAAGCATCAACAGGTGTTACGTCCgaaccaccatcaacttctcgaTCAAGATCAACTACACCTGTTATCCTGGAAACATCAAGAGTTGTTACATCAGAGCCACCATCAACTACTCCATCAGACTCAACTACAGCTAtcacactggaaacatcaacag AATCTACAACAGCAAGTTCACCTGATATACGGACTATGAGCTTTACTTCTCTTGAAGAATTTGATCATGAACTATCAAACCATTCTTCACCTAAATTTGCTCAACGAGCAAACCTTGTCAAAACAAAG CTTGAACCAATCCTTAAGAACAAATCCAGCAACTTCATTTTCCTAACAGTGATTCGTTTCAG GCCTGGATCAATCATCACAGATATGAATTTATACTACACATATCGTAACGGTCTTCCCAATGATTCAGAAATCATTACAACAATACAGGACTCTGATACAGGTTTAAACATAACTAAAGCTTTTG TAACACAAATAGCAACTACTACTACTCCTCTGGCCAAATCTACTCCCAAAGCAACTACTGGTGCTGCTACTATGAAAACACTTTCTCCAACAGCTACAACAAAAGCAACTATAAAGCCTACAGCAATTACTACAAATGCAGCTACTGCTACTACAAAAACACTTGGTCCAACAGCTACAACAAAAGCAACTATAAAGCCTACAGCAATTACTACAAATGCAGCTACTGCTACTACAAAAACACTTGCTCCAACAGGTACAACAAAAGCAACTATAAAGCCTACAGCAATTACTACAAATCCAGCTACTGCTACTATGAAAACACTTGCTCCAACAGGTACAACAAAAGCAACTATAAAGCCTACAGCAATTACTACAAATGCAGCTACTGCTACTATGAAAACACTTTCTCCAACAGCTACAACAAAAGCAACTATAAAGCCTACAGCAATTACTACAAATGCAGCTACTGCTACTACAAAAACACTTGCTCCAACAGGTACAACAAAAGCAACTATAAAGCCTACAGTAATTACTACAAATCCAGCTACTGCTACTATGAAAACACTTTCTCCAACAGCTACAACAAAAGCAACTATAAAGCCTACAGCAATTACTGCAAATGCAGCTACTGCTACTATGAAAACACTTTCTCCAACAGCTACAACAAAAGCAACTATAAAGCCTCCAGCAATTACTACAAATGCAGCTACTGCTACTATGAAAACACTTTCTCCAACAGCTACAACAAAAGCAACTATAAAGCCTCCAGCAATTACTACAAATGCAGCTACTGCTGCTGCTATTACAAAAACACTTGCTCCAACAGCTACTACAAAAGCAACTATGAAGCCTACAACAATTACTACAAAAGCAGCTACTACAACTACAACAACCAAAAAAGCTACTACTGAAACAACAACTACTCCtacaactactactaccaccaccactacaACAACCACAAAACCGACTACCAaaactactactacaacaacaacaccaacagTTGCAGCAGCTCGTCCACCACCAACTGTCGAGATGAGTGTTGGTTTAAAGCGTCTTTATGTTCCAGAGCTTGCTAATCCTCAGAGTCAGGAATTCAAAGACTTGGCTGCCATTGTGACTAAAGTG cttaATCTAATCTATAAAGCGCTATATGGCCCCCGCTTCCTCTGGAGTACTGTCCGAGCCTTCAG ACCTCAGAACAGACGTGCAGATGACTTTACGCAAGCAGATGTCGAACTGGTATTCAACGAGAGTTCCACAAAACCTCTCCCATCTGGTGCCGAAGTAGTGAACGAACTCAAAGATATTGCAGAAAATAACAATACTTTCGATGTGGAATTTGATGCCACCGCAATCAGTGTCATCA ATGAGCCACACAGGGTCCCTGTGCAATTCCGAACAAATGGCACTTTTGAAGCGGCTCTCTCAGATTCTAGTTCAGATTTATTCACAAACAGAGCACTCATGATTAAAACAGGA
- the LOC132883444 gene encoding mucin-2-like isoform X3, whose amino-acid sequence MLETSTGVTSEPPSSSHSGPTTAITLEASTGVTSEPPSTSPSGPTSTIILEISTGVTSEPPSTTPSGSTTGVMLETSTGVTSEPPSSSPSGTSTAITLEISTGVTSEPPSTSPSRSTTPVLLETSTGVTSEPPSSSPSGPTTAITLEASTGVTSEPPSTSPSRSTTPVLLETSTGVTSEPPSTSPSGSTTAITLETSTGVTSEPPSSSSSGSTTGVTLETLTGVTSESPSSSSSGPTTAIKLETSTGVTSDPPSTSPSGSTTGVTLETSTRVTSGPPPSSPSGPTTAITLETSTGVTSDPPSSSPSGSTTGVTLETSTRVTSGPPPSSPSGPTTAITLETSTGVTSEPPSSSSSGSTTGVTLETLTGVTSESPSSSSSGPTTAIKLETSTGVTSEPPSTSPSGSTTAITLETSTGVTSEQPSSTPSGSTTGVMLETSTGVTSEPPSSSHSGPTTAITLEASTGVTSEPPSTSPSGPTSTIILEISTGVTSEPPSTTPSGSTTGVMLETSTGVTSEPPSSSPSGTSTAITLEISTGVTSEPPSTSPSRSTTPVLLETSTGVTSEPPSSSPSGPTTAITLEASTGVTSEPPSTSPSRSTTPVLLETSTGVTSEPPSTSPSGSTTAITLETSTGVTSEPPSSSSSGSTTGVTLETLTGVTSESPSSSSSGPTTAIKLETSTGVTSDPPSTSPSGSTTGVTLETSTRVTSGPPPSSPSGPTTAITLETSTGVTSDPPSSSPSGSTTGVTLETSTRVTSGPPPSSPSGPTTAITLETSTGVTSEPPSSSSSGSTTGVTLETLTGVTSESPSSSSSGPTTAIKLETSTGVTSDPPSTSPSGSTTAITLEASTGVTSEPPSTSPSGPTSTIILEISTGVTSEPPSTTPSGSTTGVMLETSTGVTSEPPSSSPSGTSTAITLEISTGVTSEPPSTSPSRSTTPVLLETSTGVTSEPPSSSPSGPTTAITLEASTGVTSEPPSTSPSGSTTAITLETSTGVTSEPPSSSSSGSTTGVTLETLTGVTSESPSSSSSGPTTAIKLETSTGVTSDPPSTSPSGSTTGVTLETSTRVTSGPPPSSPSGPTTAITLETSTGVTSDPPSSSPSGSTTGVTLETSTRVTSGPPPSSPSGPTTAITLETSTGVTSDPPSSPSGSTTGVTLETSTRVTSGPPPSSPSGPTTAITLEASTGVTSEPPSTSRSRSTTPVILETSRVVTSEPPSTTPSDSTTAITLETSTVESTTASSPDIRTMSFTSLEEFDHELSNHSSPKFAQRANLVKTKLEPILKNKSSNFIFLTVIRFRPGSIITDMNLYYTYRNGLPNDSEIITTIQDSDTGLNITKAFVTQIATTTTPLAKSTPKATTGAATMKTLSPTATTKATIKPTAITTNAATATTKTLGPTATTKATIKPTAITTNAATATTKTLAPTGTTKATIKPTAITTNPATATMKTLAPTGTTKATIKPTAITTNAATATMKTLSPTATTKATIKPTAITTNAATATTKTLAPTGTTKATIKPTVITTNPATATMKTLSPTATTKATIKPTAITANAATATMKTLSPTATTKATIKPPAITTNAATATMKTLSPTATTKATIKPPAITTNAATAAAITKTLAPTATTKATMKPTTITTKAATTTTTTKKATTETTTTPTTTTTTTTTTTTKPTTKTTTTTTTPTVAAARPPPTVEMSVGLKRLYVPELANPQSQEFKDLAAIVTKVLNLIYKALYGPRFLWSTVRAFRPQNRRADDFTQADVELVFNESSTKPLPSGAEVVNELKDIAENNNTFDVEFDATAISVINEPHRVPVQFRTNGTFEAALSDSSSDLFTNRALMIKTGLNPFFVADFPTAFTILTISNFSNGVLKEQTDSILNFMEVNFASSAQLPSNTQIGETMLRAANDTSLPFKIFLNDIMVNGTLISSSDISSKINMFMACFMVAVSFLFTWSS is encoded by the exons AtgctggaaacatcaacaggtgttacatcagagcCACCGTCTAGTTCTCATTCAGGACCAACTACAGCTATCACACTGGAAGcatcaacaggtgttacatcagaaccaccatcaacttctccttcAGGACCAACTTCAACTATCATCCTGGAAATatcaacaggtgttacatcagagcCACCATCAACTACTCCGTCAGGATCAACTACAGGTGTAATgttggaaacatcaacaggtgttacatcagagcCACCGTCTAGTTCTCCTTCAGGAACAAGTACAGCTATCACACTGGAAATatcaacaggtgttacatcagaaccaccatcaacttctccatcaagATCAACGACACCTGTTCtcctggaaacatcaacaggtgttacatcagagcCACCGTCTAGTTCTCCTTCAGGACCAACTACGGCTATCACACTGGAAGcatcaacaggtgttacatcagaaccaccatcaacttctccatcaagATCAACGACACCTGTTCtcctggaaacatcaacaggtgttacatcagagccaccatcaacttctccttcaggatcaactacagctatcacactggaaacatcaacaggtgttacatcagagcCACCATCTAGTTCTTCTTCAGGATCAACTACAGGTGTAACATTGGAAACATTAACCGGTGTTACATCAGAGTCACCATCTAGTTCTTCTTCAGGACCAACTACAGCTATCaaactggaaacatcaacaggtgttacatcagacccaccatcaacttctccttcAGGATCAACTACAGGTGTGACATTGGAAACATCAACACGTGTGACATCAGGGCCACCACCTAGTTCTCCTTCAGGACCAACTACAGCTAtcacactggaaacatcaacaggtgttacatcagacCCACCATCATCATCTCCTTCAGGATCAACTACAGGTGTGACATTGGAAACATCAACACGTGTGACATCAGGGCCACCACCTAGTTCTCCTTCAGGACCAACTACAGCTAtcacactggaaacatcaacaggtgttacatcagagcCACCATCTAGTTCTTCTTCAGGATCAACTACAGGTGTAACATTGGAAACATTAACCGGTGTTACATCAGAGTCACCATCTAGTTCTTCTTCAGGACCAACTACAGCTATCaaactggaaacatcaacaggtgttacatcagagccaccatcaacttctccttcaggatcaactacagctatcacactggaaacatcaacaggtgttacatcagaacAACCATCAAGTACTCCTTCAGGATCAACTACAGGTGTAAtgctggaaacatcaacaggtgttacatcagagcCACCGTCTAGTTCTCATTCAGGACCAACTACAGCTATCACACTGGAAGcatcaacaggtgttacatcagaaccaccatcaacttctccttcAGGACCAACTTCAACTATCATCCTGGAAATatcaacaggtgttacatcagagcCACCATCAACTACTCCGTCAGGATCAACTACAGGTGTAATgttggaaacatcaacaggtgttacatcagagcCACCGTCTAGTTCTCCTTCAGGAACAAGTACAGCTATCACACTGGAAATatcaacaggtgttacatcagaaccaccatcaacttctccatcaagATCAACGACACCTGTTCtcctggaaacatcaacaggtgttacatcagagcCACCGTCTAGTTCTCCTTCAGGACCAACTACGGCTATCACACTGGAAGcatcaacaggtgttacatcagaaccaccatcaacttctccatcaagATCAACGACACCTGTTCtcctggaaacatcaacaggtgttacatcagagccaccatcaacttctccttcaggatcaactacagctatcacactggaaacatcaacaggtgttacatcagagcCACCATCTAGTTCTTCTTCAGGATCAACTACAGGTGTAACATTGGAAACATTAACCGGTGTTACATCAGAGTCACCATCTAGTTCTTCTTCAGGACCAACTACAGCTATCaaactggaaacatcaacaggtgttacatcagacccaccatcaacttctccttcAGGATCAACTACAGGTGTGACATTGGAAACATCAACACGTGTGACATCAGGGCCACCACCTAGTTCTCCTTCAGGACCAACTACAGCTAtcacactggaaacatcaacaggtgttacatcagacCCACCATCATCATCTCCTTCAGGATCAACTACAGGTGTGACATTGGAAACATCAACACGTGTGACATCAGGGCCACCACCTAGTTCTCCTTCAGGACCAACTACAGCTAtcacactggaaacatcaacaggtgttacatcagagcCACCATCTAGTTCTTCTTCAGGATCAACTACAGGTGTAACATTGGAAACATTAACCGGTGTTACATCAGAGTCACCATCTAGTTCTTCTTCAGGACCAACTACAGCTATCaaactggaaacatcaacaggtgttacatcagacccaccatcaacttctccttcaggatcaactacagctatcacactggaagcatcaacaggtgttacatcagaaccaccatcaacttctccttcAGGACCAACTTCAACTATCATCCTGGAAATatcaacaggtgttacatcagagcCACCATCAACTACTCCGTCAGGATCAACTACAGGTGTAATgttggaaacatcaacaggtgttacatcagagcCACCGTCTAGTTCTCCTTCAGGAACAAGTACAGCTATCACACTGGAAATatcaacaggtgttacatcagaaccaccatcaacttctccatcaagATCAACTACACCTGTTCtcctggaaacatcaacaggtgttacatcagagcCACCATCTAGTTCTCCTTCAGGACCAACTACGGCTATCACACTGGAAGcatcaacaggtgttacatcagagccaccatcaacttctccttcaggatcaactacagctatcacactggaaacatcaacaggtgttacatcagagcCACCATCTAGTTCTTCTTCAGGATCAACTACAGGTGTAACATTGGAAACATTAACCGGTGTTACATCAGAGTCACCATCTAGTTCTTCTTCAGGACCAACTACAGCTATCaaactggaaacatcaacaggtgttacatcagacccaccatcaacttctccttcAGGATCAACTACAGGTGTGACATTGGAAACATCAACACGTGTGACATCAGGGCCACCACCTAGTTCTCCTTCAGGACCAACTACAGCTAtcacactggaaacatcaacaggtgttacatcagacCCACCATCGTCTTCTCCTTCAGGATCAACTACAGGTGTGACATTGGAAACATCAACACGTGTGACATCAGGGCCACCACCTAGTTCTCCTTCAGGACCAACTACAGCTAtcacactggaaacatcaacaggtgttacatcagacCCACCATCATCTCCTTCAGGATCAACTACAGGTGTGACATTGGAAACATCAACACGTGTGACATCAGGGCCACCACCTAGTTCTCCTTCAGGACCAACTACAGCTATTACACTGGAAGCATCAACAGGTGTTACGTCCgaaccaccatcaacttctcgaTCAAGATCAACTACACCTGTTATCCTGGAAACATCAAGAGTTGTTACATCAGAGCCACCATCAACTACTCCATCAGACTCAACTACAGCTAtcacactggaaacatcaacag TAGAATCTACAACAGCAAGTTCACCTGATATACGGACTATGAGCTTTACTTCTCTTGAAGAATTTGATCATGAACTATCAAACCATTCTTCACCTAAATTTGCTCAACGAGCAAACCTTGTCAAAACAAAG CTTGAACCAATCCTTAAGAACAAATCCAGCAACTTCATTTTCCTAACAGTGATTCGTTTCAG GCCTGGATCAATCATCACAGATATGAATTTATACTACACATATCGTAACGGTCTTCCCAATGATTCAGAAATCATTACAACAATACAGGACTCTGATACAGGTTTAAACATAACTAAAGCTTTTG TAACACAAATAGCAACTACTACTACTCCTCTGGCCAAATCTACTCCCAAAGCAACTACTGGTGCTGCTACTATGAAAACACTTTCTCCAACAGCTACAACAAAAGCAACTATAAAGCCTACAGCAATTACTACAAATGCAGCTACTGCTACTACAAAAACACTTGGTCCAACAGCTACAACAAAAGCAACTATAAAGCCTACAGCAATTACTACAAATGCAGCTACTGCTACTACAAAAACACTTGCTCCAACAGGTACAACAAAAGCAACTATAAAGCCTACAGCAATTACTACAAATCCAGCTACTGCTACTATGAAAACACTTGCTCCAACAGGTACAACAAAAGCAACTATAAAGCCTACAGCAATTACTACAAATGCAGCTACTGCTACTATGAAAACACTTTCTCCAACAGCTACAACAAAAGCAACTATAAAGCCTACAGCAATTACTACAAATGCAGCTACTGCTACTACAAAAACACTTGCTCCAACAGGTACAACAAAAGCAACTATAAAGCCTACAGTAATTACTACAAATCCAGCTACTGCTACTATGAAAACACTTTCTCCAACAGCTACAACAAAAGCAACTATAAAGCCTACAGCAATTACTGCAAATGCAGCTACTGCTACTATGAAAACACTTTCTCCAACAGCTACAACAAAAGCAACTATAAAGCCTCCAGCAATTACTACAAATGCAGCTACTGCTACTATGAAAACACTTTCTCCAACAGCTACAACAAAAGCAACTATAAAGCCTCCAGCAATTACTACAAATGCAGCTACTGCTGCTGCTATTACAAAAACACTTGCTCCAACAGCTACTACAAAAGCAACTATGAAGCCTACAACAATTACTACAAAAGCAGCTACTACAACTACAACAACCAAAAAAGCTACTACTGAAACAACAACTACTCCtacaactactactaccaccaccactacaACAACCACAAAACCGACTACCAaaactactactacaacaacaacaccaacagTTGCAGCAGCTCGTCCACCACCAACTGTCGAGATGAGTGTTGGTTTAAAGCGTCTTTATGTTCCAGAGCTTGCTAATCCTCAGAGTCAGGAATTCAAAGACTTGGCTGCCATTGTGACTAAAGTG cttaATCTAATCTATAAAGCGCTATATGGCCCCCGCTTCCTCTGGAGTACTGTCCGAGCCTTCAG ACCTCAGAACAGACGTGCAGATGACTTTACGCAAGCAGATGTCGAACTGGTATTCAACGAGAGTTCCACAAAACCTCTCCCATCTGGTGCCGAAGTAGTGAACGAACTCAAAGATATTGCAGAAAATAACAATACTTTCGATGTGGAATTTGATGCCACCGCAATCAGTGTCATCA ATGAGCCACACAGGGTCCCTGTGCAATTCCGAACAAATGGCACTTTTGAAGCGGCTCTCTCAGATTCTAGTTCAGATTTATTCACAAACAGAGCACTCATGATTAAAACAGGA